The sequence ATCTCACGGAGCCGCTTTCGTATTCGCTCGTCACTCTCGCGGAAAACGACGACGTAATCCGGGTTCTGGACCGCCTGTGCCCGTAATTGAACGAAGACCCTCGCCATGTTATCAGTGGGGCTCGAGTGAGATGAAGACTCTCGCGGAACGAACAGGTCGAGAAACGCATTCAAACGATCATCAGGATCGCCCACGGCAGCGACATCAGTGAACGTCTGGAACCGATCCTGAAGGAACCGTAAAAAGTCGAGCAGAAGATCGTCTTTGCCGTCGTAGTGGTGATATAAAAGCGACTTGCTCTTGGAGAACTCATCCGCGATATTTTGCATTGAGAGATCAGCGTATCCGTGTTCGTCGATGGCAGCGTACGTCGCTTTCAGAATTTCTAACCGTGTATCGCCGTCCGGGTCGACGGGGAACGGATCGTCCATCTTATAATTACTACGAAGTCACGCGGCAGAAAAATCTCGAAGGCGACTGTCTTGGATTACGGTTCGCACTCTCCAGGTGAAACGTCGTGTGTATCGAGGCGTTCCTCGAATCATCGAATCGAAAACCCACCGCACCGTGTTCGGTGACGTGTGGCGTCCGTACTCGGACCCCGTGTTCACGATCCGGCGGGAAGTTCGACGGTCACCACAGTCCCACGGGGTTCGTTCTCCGAAATGTGGATGGTCCCCTTGTTTCGAAGAACGAGCCAGTTCGCCAACCAGAGACCGATACCACTTCCATGCTCCAGGGGAGTTTCTTCGCCGCTTTCCAACACGGTCTTCTCGGTCTCGGGGATTCCGGGTCCATTATCACGGATCTCGATACGGACTACCGAGTCCCCGATTTGTTCGGTCGTGATCGTGACCGCTGGATCCTCGCTATCGTTGTGTGTGATGGCGTTCTCGAGGAGTTCCTTCACGGTCATTTTGATAGCGGCGGGATAGCCATAGGCATCCACCCTATCAGCGTGTATCCGGATGTCCGCGTCGGGATACTCCGTCCGGTACGCCGATCCAATCTCGGTTAGCATCTGTTTCAAATCCGTGTGTCGTCTGGTTCCGATCGTCTCTATGACCGATCCGAACCGTCGCGTTTTCTCTGCGAGCGAGAGCAAATCGCAGAGGGTCGTTCTGATTTTCGCGAAATGGGTCTTGATCGATTGCGCCCTTTTTTCTGCGGCGGACGAGTGGATATCGGAGAGTTGCTCGTCGATCATTTGGGATCGGCCGACCACGTTATTGAGATCGTTTCGGAGGTTGTGCCGGAGGACTCGATTGAGGACCTTGAGCCGTTGCTCTCGTTCGCGGAGATGAGTGACGTCACGCATTACGCCCCGCATCTTCAGCCCGTCCGGTTCCTCGGCACATTCGCCGAGAATTTCGGCCCAGATCTGGTTGCCCTCCCGTGTCACGAGGCGGACGGTCTGATCGAACGGACGCTCGTTTTCCAAACACTGCTCGATGGCCCGGTCGATGTCCTGGCGATGATCTGCATCGACCATCTCTATCGCCGCTTCCAGCGTGAATTCGCCATCGTTCGATAAACCCAACACGTGATTGAGGCCGTCGGTGAATTCTATCGCATCGGATTCGACATTCCATACCCATCCGCCCATGTTCCCGAGTTCCTCGGTCCGGCGAAGATTCTCCCGTTTGTTCTGCAGTTCCCGCTCCCGTCGCTTTCGCTCGGTAATGTCCCTGAATATCGAAAGCGAGGCAGGACCACCTTCGATCTGGATCCTCGACACGGATAGCTCCACGGGGAGCGTCGATCCCCCGTTGGTCGTGAGCGCTACCTCGTACGTCTCTGGGGGGTCCTCGCCAGCCATCCGCGCAGTATGCAGCTCGCGGATCTGATCGACGTGTTCCGATGCAATGAGAAAGTCCGAGGGTTGACCGACGATCTCCGCTTTGTCATAGCCTGCCATCTCTGCGAAACTATCGTTGGCGTAGATGATCTCGCAGTCCTGGACGATTCGGATCCCGTCCCGCGTCTGGTCCAGGATGTGCTTTGGCAGTTGTTCTGTGGTCAACATCGATTGGTTCTCGTCGACTCGTGCGTTCAGGTTCAAAAAGAACGGGCAAATAGATTTGGGTGTAACAGTTCGATCGGGAGTTGTCGTTGGGACGATGTCTCCGTTCGCCCCGACGCAGGCACCGATTCAGTCCCAGACCCCTGACCTGTGGCCCCAGGCAACTACGTTCGACAACGCCATCACCCAGTTCGCGCTCAGTCCCGGCCCGGGGAACGCGGTTTGTGGGGAGGGGTGGACCCCAGATTCGGATTCCTCTAATCGACGACGTACAGTCGAGATTCGAACTCTCGTGGTCGGTCACCAAAGTAGCCTTAAGCATCTGGACGATTACTTCGATAGCATGAAGGCCGTCATTCTCGCTGCCGGCGCCGGCGAGCGTCTGGAGCCCGTGACCAGCGTTCGACCGAAGCCGATGGCTCCGGTGGCGAATAAACCGCTGCTCGCACACGTCGTCGAGGCCACGGTCGACGCGGGATTCGAGGAGATCGTGCTCGTGGTCGGGTACAAACGCGAGCGGATCCAGAATTTCTTCGGGGATGGCGACGACTGGGGTGCCTCCATCGAGTACGCGTTCCAGGATCCGCGGCTCGGTACCGGTGACGCCGTTTTGCAGGCCCGCGACGCGATCGAGGATG is a genomic window of Halanaeroarchaeum sulfurireducens containing:
- a CDS encoding TetR/AcrR family transcriptional regulator → MDDPFPVDPDGDTRLEILKATYAAIDEHGYADLSMQNIADEFSKSKSLLYHHYDGKDDLLLDFLRFLQDRFQTFTDVAAVGDPDDRLNAFLDLFVPRESSSHSSPTDNMARVFVQLRAQAVQNPDYVVVFRESDERIRKRLREILRVGIEDGTFDASIDPDVVATFISFPLSPLPQSE
- a CDS encoding sensor histidine kinase translates to MNLNARVDENQSMLTTEQLPKHILDQTRDGIRIVQDCEIIYANDSFAEMAGYDKAEIVGQPSDFLIASEHVDQIRELHTARMAGEDPPETYEVALTTNGGSTLPVELSVSRIQIEGGPASLSIFRDITERKRRERELQNKRENLRRTEELGNMGGWVWNVESDAIEFTDGLNHVLGLSNDGEFTLEAAIEMVDADHRQDIDRAIEQCLENERPFDQTVRLVTREGNQIWAEILGECAEEPDGLKMRGVMRDVTHLREREQRLKVLNRVLRHNLRNDLNNVVGRSQMIDEQLSDIHSSAAEKRAQSIKTHFAKIRTTLCDLLSLAEKTRRFGSVIETIGTRRHTDLKQMLTEIGSAYRTEYPDADIRIHADRVDAYGYPAAIKMTVKELLENAITHNDSEDPAVTITTEQIGDSVVRIEIRDNGPGIPETEKTVLESGEETPLEHGSGIGLWLANWLVLRNKGTIHISENEPRGTVVTVELPAGS